In bacterium HR17, one DNA window encodes the following:
- the iolG_2 gene encoding Inositol 2-dehydrogenase/D-chiro-inositol 3-dehydrogenase, which translates to MAVRVAVIGVRGVGKFHAQWFAHEGAEVVAFVASRPETLAANEAALRQVVPQFRGRGYPDVADMLAAERPDAVSVCSPHHLHAEHALLALQHGAHVLCEKPLVWLGEDRIEDALQQARQVVAEAQRHRLCFAINTQYAAAVPHLQALVTEKALAAVPQAITLTMEARMRDRDTAGTGLWVDLAPHPLSLLIALFPAAHLDAATAMFEEAPRRLTARFQVRLPEAKMDICVRLARLDGTLERSIAWNGFVVRFEPHRDERGVFHTRLCWDDGERIADDFMRVSVRQFLAAVEGRGSPLCDGAAAVRQTEWLFALLRRYLRR; encoded by the coding sequence ATGGCGGTTCGCGTCGCGGTTATCGGCGTGCGGGGTGTCGGTAAATTCCACGCCCAATGGTTCGCCCACGAGGGCGCTGAGGTCGTCGCGTTCGTGGCGTCGCGCCCCGAAACCCTCGCCGCCAACGAAGCCGCTCTGCGGCAAGTCGTCCCCCAGTTCCGAGGGCGTGGTTACCCCGATGTGGCAGATATGCTCGCCGCAGAACGACCCGACGCGGTCAGCGTTTGCTCCCCACACCACTTGCACGCTGAACATGCCTTGCTGGCGTTACAACACGGGGCGCATGTGCTATGTGAAAAACCGTTGGTGTGGTTGGGTGAAGACCGCATAGAGGATGCTTTGCAGCAAGCCCGCCAAGTGGTCGCCGAAGCGCAGCGGCACCGCCTTTGCTTTGCCATCAACACGCAATACGCAGCGGCAGTGCCCCACCTTCAAGCGCTCGTCACAGAAAAAGCGTTAGCGGCAGTGCCGCAGGCGATCACGCTGACGATGGAAGCTCGCATGCGTGACCGTGACACGGCGGGGACGGGACTATGGGTGGACTTAGCGCCCCACCCTTTGAGCCTATTGATAGCCTTGTTCCCTGCGGCGCATCTGGACGCTGCGACCGCGATGTTTGAAGAGGCACCGCGTCGCTTGACTGCCCGTTTCCAAGTGCGTCTGCCCGAAGCGAAAATGGACATCTGCGTGCGCCTCGCTCGGTTGGACGGCACATTGGAACGCAGTATCGCGTGGAACGGTTTCGTCGTGCGGTTTGAGCCGCACCGCGATGAGCGAGGCGTTTTTCACACCCGACTGTGTTGGGACGATGGAGAGCGCATCGCGGACGATTTCATGCGGGTGTCGGTGCGTCAATTTTTGGCGGCAGTGGAGGGGCGGGGCAGTCCGCTATGCGACGGTGCAGCCGCAGTTCGGCAAACTGAATGGCTGTTTGCCCTGTTGCGCCGCTACCTGAGGCGATGA
- the argE_1 gene encoding Acetylornithine deacetylase — protein sequence MEPVIQLLRELIAIPSVNPCFADGVGEGALADYLESYARRAGLEVVRQPVAPGRDNLLVGVVGRSEGETVLLEAHMDTVTAEGMTVPPFDPQVRDGRVFGRGACDTKASLAAMVQALVEIARKGTPPRTAWLAATVDEENNVAGVQHLVAAGVKADYAVVGEPTELRIVHAHKGVVRGRIGVRGVSAHTAHPERGLNAIGAMAKVVLALERYAAELRVRQHPLVGHPTVTVAVIHGGRGLNVVPDWCEIGVDRRTLPAEDPIAAWDELRQFLQSQPELLDLPLEILPPSLAHWGMEVPADSRPVQRLSAACVRSGVPPLLAGVRYTTDASQLTRAGITCCVFGPGSVEQAHTADEWVAVDQVIACQKVLEHFLGDED from the coding sequence ATGGAACCTGTCATCCAGTTGTTGCGTGAATTGATCGCTATTCCTAGCGTCAACCCGTGCTTTGCGGATGGGGTCGGCGAGGGGGCTCTCGCTGACTACTTGGAATCCTACGCTCGGCGCGCGGGGCTTGAGGTTGTGCGTCAACCCGTTGCCCCCGGTCGGGACAACTTGCTGGTCGGTGTCGTGGGGCGCAGCGAGGGCGAGACGGTCTTGCTGGAAGCCCACATGGACACCGTGACGGCGGAGGGGATGACCGTCCCACCTTTTGACCCGCAGGTGCGAGACGGACGGGTGTTTGGACGGGGCGCCTGCGATACCAAAGCCAGTTTGGCGGCGATGGTGCAAGCCTTGGTTGAAATCGCCCGTAAGGGCACACCGCCCCGCACAGCATGGCTCGCCGCGACCGTGGATGAAGAAAACAATGTCGCCGGCGTCCAACACCTTGTCGCCGCCGGTGTGAAAGCCGATTACGCTGTCGTCGGTGAGCCGACCGAGTTGCGCATCGTCCACGCCCACAAAGGCGTCGTGCGCGGGCGCATCGGCGTGCGCGGCGTAAGTGCCCACACCGCCCACCCCGAGCGCGGGCTCAACGCCATCGGTGCGATGGCGAAAGTCGTGTTGGCGTTGGAGCGTTACGCCGCGGAGTTGCGCGTCCGTCAACATCCGCTTGTCGGTCACCCGACGGTCACCGTCGCTGTCATTCACGGTGGACGGGGGTTGAATGTCGTCCCTGACTGGTGCGAAATCGGTGTTGACCGTCGCACCTTGCCCGCTGAAGACCCCATCGCTGCTTGGGACGAGTTGCGACAGTTCCTGCAAAGCCAACCGGAATTGCTGGATTTGCCGCTGGAAATCCTGCCCCCGTCTTTAGCCCATTGGGGCATGGAAGTCCCTGCGGACAGTCGCCCCGTGCAACGCCTGTCCGCAGCCTGTGTGCGCAGCGGTGTGCCTCCCCTCCTTGCCGGCGTCCGCTACACCACTGATGCCAGCCAATTGACGCGGGCGGGTATCACCTGCTGCGTGTTTGGTCCCGGCAGCGTAGAGCAAGCCCACACAGCAGATGAGTGGGTCGCCGTAGACCAAGTGATCGCGTGCCAAAAAGTCTTGGAGCACTTCTTGGGCGACGAAGATTGA
- the helY gene encoding putative helicase HelY — protein sequence MRRCKGSTPSMQPTAETPPERLARHSYSGKVQLLQTFKRLANLRGCALEDTDMARKRRPPIRSTATAARVLAGRDVRQWVKEFLEGMGEPEPAPFTPSDFQLAALQAVLERDTIVVAPTGSGKTWIAEQAIARFLAEGRRSWYTTPLKALSNQKYDAFRTLFGEDKVGLLTGERRENSQAPVIVATTEVLRNLLYTTPTSGEIAADLIVLDEAHYLADPERGVTWEEVIILAPAESRLLLLSATIANADELAGWMKEIRGREPALIWVDSKARPVPLRYGFLDRFGRPMPLEIARQLPQKALRRLLWQRVHPVEVVQRLRERALLPAIIFLPRRRDCDDAVRAFRHFKMPEGREEREALFTQLAQQFPRLWEHPMARYLIEAGVAPHHAGHVTAWKIAVERMLRAGLVRAVFATTTLAAGLDVPARTVVLPTLLVRDEKGERPLTALEFHQMTGRAGRRGKDKVGFVLIIPRHLRDFEKTLELVASEPEELRSAFRVQYYQVLNLLAHHGREAALTIVDKSFAVYQMARRSHRKARAVRQELRTEFKRRAALLRELGYLTDDERPTMIGEWALLVRHERSLFIVEAVRQGLMDTLSPEEVAAWAAAFTTERSPRFPIARVNLEPLWWLACELEELEERHKLPSSKFTDELEGGQWSDAHRRAAAAYRWAEGQWDWTVIAQRSGSEEGDLQRLMLQTAELLRQLEDLPLPVAGKARLARLAVLREPVVESWRPTSDPSWRPTTPLLDDGEPHDDEA from the coding sequence ATGCGGCGCTGCAAGGGCAGCACCCCTTCAATGCAGCCCACCGCAGAGACGCCACCCGAAAGGTTAGCACGCCACAGTTACAGCGGGAAAGTTCAGTTGCTGCAAACTTTTAAGAGGCTTGCCAATTTGCGCGGGTGCGCACTGGAGGACACAGACATGGCACGGAAACGCCGTCCACCGATACGCTCTACGGCTACTGCCGCACGCGTTCTGGCAGGGCGCGATGTGCGCCAGTGGGTCAAAGAGTTTTTGGAAGGAATGGGGGAACCCGAACCGGCGCCCTTTACCCCGTCGGATTTTCAGCTCGCTGCGTTGCAAGCCGTTTTGGAACGCGACACCATCGTCGTCGCTCCTACCGGCAGCGGCAAAACTTGGATCGCGGAACAAGCCATCGCCCGTTTTTTAGCCGAAGGGCGCCGCAGTTGGTATACGACGCCGCTGAAAGCGTTGAGCAATCAGAAATACGACGCCTTCCGCACCTTGTTCGGCGAAGACAAAGTCGGTTTGTTGACGGGCGAACGGCGGGAAAACTCCCAAGCCCCTGTCATCGTCGCCACGACGGAAGTCTTGCGCAATTTGCTTTACACGACCCCGACCTCAGGAGAAATCGCGGCAGATTTGATCGTTCTGGACGAAGCCCATTACCTCGCTGACCCCGAACGCGGCGTCACTTGGGAAGAGGTCATCATTTTGGCGCCAGCGGAAAGTCGTTTGCTGCTTCTGTCCGCAACGATCGCTAACGCCGATGAACTGGCAGGTTGGATGAAAGAGATACGGGGGCGAGAGCCTGCCCTTATCTGGGTGGACAGCAAGGCGCGCCCGGTGCCGCTGCGCTACGGCTTTCTGGATCGGTTCGGGCGCCCCATGCCCTTAGAGATCGCCCGTCAATTGCCGCAAAAAGCCCTGCGACGGTTGCTTTGGCAGCGCGTTCATCCCGTTGAGGTGGTGCAGCGGTTGCGCGAGCGTGCCCTTTTACCTGCTATCATTTTCCTGCCGCGCCGGCGCGATTGTGACGACGCAGTGCGCGCCTTTCGCCACTTCAAGATGCCCGAAGGGCGCGAAGAGCGTGAAGCGCTGTTCACACAACTGGCGCAGCAATTCCCGCGCCTTTGGGAGCACCCCATGGCACGCTACCTGATAGAAGCCGGCGTCGCCCCGCACCACGCCGGGCATGTGACGGCATGGAAAATTGCGGTGGAACGCATGCTCCGTGCTGGCTTAGTGCGGGCTGTGTTTGCGACCACGACGCTGGCGGCGGGATTGGACGTCCCCGCTCGCACCGTTGTCTTGCCGACGCTGCTCGTCCGCGACGAAAAAGGGGAACGCCCCTTGACCGCGCTGGAGTTTCACCAGATGACTGGGCGCGCCGGGCGACGCGGCAAAGACAAGGTGGGGTTCGTGCTCATCATCCCCCGTCACCTCCGCGATTTTGAAAAGACCTTAGAACTGGTAGCCAGCGAACCCGAGGAGTTGCGGTCGGCGTTCCGCGTTCAGTATTACCAAGTGCTCAACTTGCTAGCCCACCACGGACGCGAGGCAGCGCTCACCATCGTGGACAAGAGCTTTGCCGTCTACCAAATGGCGCGGCGCAGCCATCGCAAAGCCCGGGCTGTCCGTCAAGAGTTGCGGACAGAATTCAAACGCCGCGCGGCGTTGCTGCGGGAGTTGGGCTACCTGACCGACGACGAGCGTCCCACAATGATCGGCGAATGGGCGTTACTGGTTCGCCATGAGCGATCGCTGTTCATCGTGGAAGCCGTCCGACAAGGCTTAATGGACACCCTATCGCCCGAAGAGGTCGCAGCGTGGGCGGCAGCGTTCACGACGGAGCGCTCCCCGCGCTTTCCCATCGCCCGTGTCAATTTGGAACCGCTGTGGTGGCTCGCTTGCGAACTGGAAGAATTGGAAGAGCGGCATAAGTTGCCGTCATCCAAGTTCACCGACGAGTTGGAAGGCGGGCAGTGGAGCGATGCCCACCGACGCGCTGCCGCCGCTTACCGATGGGCGGAAGGGCAATGGGACTGGACCGTCATCGCACAACGCAGCGGAAGCGAGGAAGGGGATTTGCAACGGTTAATGTTGCAAACCGCCGAACTGTTGCGGCAGTTGGAAGATTTGCCCTTGCCGGTCGCCGGCAAAGCCCGTTTAGCGCGCTTAGCCGTTTTGCGCGAGCCCGTCGTGGAAAGTTGGCGCCCGACCAGCGACCCATCGTGGCGCCCCACTACACCGCTGCTTGACGACGGTGAACCCCATGACGATGAAGCGTGA
- the yabJ gene encoding 2-iminobutanoate/2-iminopropanoate deaminase, whose product MGRQPVQTPNAPTPKAPYSQAIVANGCVFVSGQVAIDPATGEPRHGAFEDELRLALRNLQAILEAAGSSLDKVVKVTVFLADMGNFPKLNEVYREFFSPPYPARTTVQAQPPGGFQVEVECIAVV is encoded by the coding sequence ATGGGGCGACAACCTGTCCAAACACCAAACGCACCGACACCTAAGGCACCTTACTCGCAAGCGATTGTCGCCAACGGTTGCGTGTTCGTCTCCGGTCAGGTGGCGATTGACCCTGCGACAGGGGAACCCCGACACGGGGCGTTTGAAGACGAACTACGGCTGGCGCTGCGCAACCTGCAAGCCATTTTGGAAGCCGCAGGCAGTTCGCTGGACAAAGTCGTCAAGGTCACAGTCTTTCTGGCAGATATGGGCAACTTCCCCAAACTCAACGAAGTCTACCGTGAGTTTTTCTCTCCGCCTTATCCCGCCCGCACGACCGTTCAGGCTCAACCGCCAGGCGGCTTCCAAGTGGAAGTGGAATGTATCGCGGTGGTGTAA